The Arenicella xantha genome window below encodes:
- the fic gene encoding protein adenylyltransferase Fic has product MQWDPSKPYNELPLLPPSVELETKAVLKSCINARAALAELKQAADLIPNQAMLINTLPLLEAKDSSEIENIVTTSDKLFKFAEHDDQADSATKEALRYRRALYEGWKALSQRPLNTNSAETICSQIKGVEMLVRKVPGTNLTNTATGETIYTPPVGETLLRSLLGNWEKLLHEQPELDPLIRMAVMHYQFEAIHPFTDGNGRTGRVLNILYLVQEELLNLPILYLSRYIIANKADYYTKLLAVTKNESWEDWLLYMLEAVRSTATWTTQKISNIRRLADHTTEHVRYKLPKIYSRELIDVIFAQPYCRIGDLVTAGIAKRQTASEYLKKLVEIGVLEQNQLGREQLFLHPKLVKLVTQDNNEFELY; this is encoded by the coding sequence ATGCAATGGGATCCAAGTAAACCCTATAACGAACTTCCTTTGTTGCCTCCTTCCGTTGAGTTAGAAACTAAAGCAGTATTAAAGAGCTGTATTAACGCTAGAGCTGCACTCGCTGAACTAAAACAAGCTGCAGATTTAATACCTAATCAAGCGATGTTGATTAATACTTTGCCGCTGCTTGAAGCTAAAGATAGTTCTGAAATAGAAAATATCGTGACCACCTCCGACAAGCTATTTAAGTTTGCCGAACATGATGATCAAGCCGATTCAGCTACGAAGGAAGCTCTACGTTATCGAAGGGCTCTTTACGAAGGTTGGAAGGCTTTATCTCAGCGACCCCTAAATACTAATAGCGCAGAGACAATATGCAGCCAGATAAAGGGTGTGGAAATGTTGGTACGAAAAGTGCCGGGCACAAATTTAACTAACACTGCTACTGGAGAAACTATTTATACACCTCCAGTAGGTGAGACATTACTAAGAAGTCTGCTTGGTAACTGGGAGAAGCTACTTCATGAGCAGCCTGAGTTAGACCCATTAATCCGTATGGCCGTTATGCATTATCAATTTGAGGCAATTCACCCATTCACAGATGGCAATGGTCGTACCGGGCGAGTCTTAAACATTTTATATTTGGTTCAAGAGGAACTGCTAAATCTACCGATTCTCTATTTAAGCCGTTACATTATTGCTAATAAGGCAGACTACTACACCAAGCTACTTGCAGTCACAAAAAATGAATCTTGGGAAGACTGGTTGTTGTATATGTTGGAGGCAGTAAGAAGTACCGCAACTTGGACAACACAAAAAATAAGTAACATACGTCGGCTAGCTGACCATACGACAGAACATGTTCGGTATAAGTTGCCAAAGATATACAGCCGGGAATTAATCGATGTGATCTTTGCTCAACCTTACTGCCGTATTGGTGATCTAGTCACAGCGGGTATCGCTAAACGGCAAACCGCATCTGAATACTTAAAGAAGTTAGTTGAAATAGGGGTTTTAGAACAGAACCAACTTGGGCGTGAGCAGCTATTTTTACACCCTAAGTTAGTCAAGTTAGTGACACAGGATAACAACGAATTCGAGCTGTATTAG